The genomic window GATCACGCGTGGATTGGCGGGATCGAGGCGCACCAGATCGCGGTGCGCCCTGACGAAACCGGCCACGGTCTCATCGACAAGATCGTCGGGGTTGTTGATAAATCTCTGCATTGAAGCGACCTTATCGTTCATCATTCACCGCACCGTGTAGCCGCCATCGACCAGAAGATCGGCGCCGTTGATCATCGCGGCCTCATCGGAGGCGAGGAACACGGCTGCGGCTGCGATTTCCTCCGGTTCGGCAAAGCGGCCGGCTGGAATCTGCGCTTTCATCGCATCGCCCTTGGGACCTTCCCAGGCCTTGCGGCCGAGATCGGTCATCACCACGGTGGGCGAAATCGAGTTGGCGGTAATGCCGTGCTTGCCCCATTCCAGCGCCAGCGTCTTGGTGACGCCGATGACCGCGAATTTGGTGGCGCAATAGGCGACGTGGCCCTCGATGGCGACCGAGCCGGCCTGGCTTGCGAGATTGACGATCCGTCCGCCCTTGCCGGCGGCGATCATCTGGCGGCCGGCGGCCTGGCACATCAGGTAGGTGCCGGTCAGGTTGACGGCGATTGTGCGGTCCCACGCCGCTTTCGAAAGCTCTTCGGCGGGCGCGAGATCGACGATGCCTGCGGAATTGACGAGGATATCGATATCGCCGAAGGCGGCTTTGACATCGGCAACTGCCGCTTCCACGCTTTCGCTGTCGGCGACGTTGCACGAAAAGGCCTTCGCGCCGGAAAGTTCGACGGCCATGGCATTGGCGGCATCGCGGTTCATATCGAGAATGGCGACGCGCGCGCCCTTGGCGGCAAAGGCCCGGGCGATTGCCGCGCCGATGCCGGATGCCGCGCCGGTGACGACCGCGACCTTGCCGGCGAGTGAAAATTCAAGCGAAGACGCC from Martelella sp. NC20 includes these protein-coding regions:
- a CDS encoding GolD/DthD family dehydrogenase; this translates as MASSLEFSLAGKVAVVTGAASGIGAAIARAFAAKGARVAILDMNRDAANAMAVELSGAKAFSCNVADSESVEAAVADVKAAFGDIDILVNSAGIVDLAPAEELSKAAWDRTIAVNLTGTYLMCQAAGRQMIAAGKGGRIVNLASQAGSVAIEGHVAYCATKFAVIGVTKTLALEWGKHGITANSISPTVVMTDLGRKAWEGPKGDAMKAQIPAGRFAEPEEIAAAAVFLASDEAAMINGADLLVDGGYTVR